Sequence from the Litorilinea aerophila genome:
GTGAAGGGTGACCATGATGCCGGTGGAGGTGGCCTGCAAGCCGTGGACGTCGGCCAGGTAGAGGGGGACCAGGAAGCTGATGCCGCTCATGGTGAACATGCGCAGGGCTGCACCTACCGACGCCCGGGTGAAGTTCCCAATCCGAAAAATGTCCAGGGTGGCCAGGGGATTGGCGTGGTGCCGCTCCCAGAAGAAGAACGCCGTGAAAAAGGCCACCGTCAGCAACAGCAGGCGCCAGTCCTGCAGGGGCTCCACCCCGGTGATGGCCCGGCTGGAGAGGTAGGCCACCAGGCTGGTCACCCCGCTGCCCAACAGGAACATGCCCATCCAGTCGAACTTGCGCAGAAAATCAGGATCCCGGAAGGGGCGCATGGCCGGCAGTTGCTCCCGCACCACGTAGAGGGCGATGGGGGCGGCCAGCACCCCGGGGATGAAGATGGTGTGCCAGCCCCAGCGTTCGATCAGGAAGCCCCCCAGAAAGGGCCCGATCATGGAGATGGCCGGCCCGGTGGAGCTCCATGTGCCCAGGGCATTGCCCCGTTCCCGGGCCGGGAAGAGGTCGGAGATGATGGCGATGCAGAGGGGGTTCACCCCTGCGGTGCCGATGCCCTGGATCACCCGGCCCAGCATCAGCACCGGCAACGTCGGCGCCCACAGACAGATGAGGGTGCCGATGAGGAAAATGACGATGCCGATGAGAAAGAGGCGGCGCTTGCCCAGGCCGTCCCCCATGCGCCCGTAGAAGGGCATGAAGATGACGAAGGGCAGGGTATAGGCGGTCACCAGCCACGCCATCAGGTCGGCCGGAGCGTTGAAGCTGTCCCGCACATAGGGCAGGGCCACACCGAACATGGAGAGGTTCAGGATGGTCATGCCCATGGGCACCATCAGGCCGATGAGGATGGCCCGAAAGTTCCAGCTCTGGGCCGGGCGTACGGCTATCTCGGCGGGCCGGGGATTTCGTTTCGACGAGGTCACTGCGGCGTCCTGCTCGCGGGTGGGAGAGGTAGATTCCACAGATTTCATGGATGCTTTGTCCCAGCGGTCACGACTTTGGGTGTTGACACTTTGGGTGTTGACACCGCCCACTATAACACGCCACAGGAGCAACAACCAACAAAATGAGCGACCGGATCCGGAGCATTGAAGTCTTTCCCCTCCAGATTCCCCGGGAGACTCCCTACCTGGGCCCCCTGGAAGCCGGGGTGGTCCCCAGCCCCCGGGGTTACTTCGTTCGGCCGGGCAATCAGACCCTCTACAGCATCCACGACCACTCGCTGCTGGTCAAGGTGACCAGCGAGGGAGGCGTGGTGGGCTGGGGGGAAAGCTTCGGCGTGGTGGCCCCGCAGGTGGCGGCCACCATCATCGACGAGCTCTTCGCCCCCCTGGTCATCGGCCGGGATCCCCACGATGTGGTGGCCATCAGCGAGGATCTGTACAACGGCATGCGGGTGCGGGGCTTCTTCGGCGGCTTCTACGTGGACGCCATCGCCGGCGTGGACATGGCCATCTGGGACCTGCGGGGCAAGCTCACCGGGCTGCCGGTCTGCAAGCTGCTGGGGGCTCAACGCCACAGCCGCCTGCCGGTCTACGTCTCCGGCCTGCCCCGGGCGACCCTGCCGGAGCGGGCGGCCCTGGCCCGGGACTGGATCGACAAAGGCTTTGGCGCGGTCAAGTTCGCCGCGGCCGTGGCCCACGAGGGCGAAGTGGCCGAGATCCAGGCCATTCGGGAGGCGGTGGGGCCGGGCCCCAAAATTCTGGCCGACCTCCACTGGCGCTACACCGACCAGGAGGCCATCCAGCTCATCACGGCCATGGAGCCGTATGGCCTGTACGTGGCCGAGGCGCCGGTCCAATCCGAAGATCTGGAGGGGCAGGCCCGGGTGGCCGCGGCGGTGAAGACGCCCATCGCCATCGGCGAGGAGCTGCGCACCGTCTACGAATACCGGCCCCGTTTTGTCCACCGCTGCATGAGCATCATCCAGCCGGAGATGGCCCACATGGGCATCACCTTCTTCTGGCAGGTCTGCCAGATGGCCCAGGCCTTCCACTGTCGGGTCATGCCCCACGCTACCATCGGCATCGGCATTGCCCAGGCAGCCAGCATGCACGTCTCCGCCGCGCTCCAGAACTTTGTCATGCACGAGTACCAGCACTCCATCTTCGACCGCAACCTGCGCTTTGTCACCGGCACCATGCGCTGCCAGGCCGGCTACTTCTATCTGCCCGAAGGGCCGGGCCTGGGCGTGGCGCCCACCGACGAGGTGTTGCAGTATGTGATGGGTGAATAGAAAGGATCAACGAGCATGTCCCAACGGCCCAACGTTCTTCTGGTCACCACCGATCACTGGCCCGCGGCCCTGCTGGGCGTGGCCGGCCATCCGGTCATCGAGACGCCCACCCTGGATCAGCTGGCCCGCAACGGCGTGCGCTTCACCAACGCCTACAGCGAGTGCCCTGTCTGCATCCCGGCCCGGCGCACCCTCATGACCGGTACCGCGCCCCGTACCCACGGCGACCGCACCTTCCAGCCCACCCTGCCCATGCCCCCACACCTGCCTACCCTGGCCCAATGCTTTCGAGACGCCGGCTACCAGGCCTACGCGGTGGGGAAGCTCCACGTCTACCCCCAGCGGGATCGCATCGGCTTCGACGACGTCATCCTGGCCGAGGAGGGGCGCCCCCAGTTCGGCGTCATCGACGACTACGAGATCTTCCTGGGCGAACAGGGCTACCCGGGCCAATCCTTCGGCCACGGCATGTGCAACAACGAGTACCTGTCCCGGCCCTGGCATCTGGAGGAGCGACTCCACGTGACCAACTGGGCCACCCAGCAGATGGCCCGCATGATCCGGCGCC
This genomic interval carries:
- a CDS encoding mandelate racemase/muconate lactonizing enzyme family protein produces the protein MSDRIRSIEVFPLQIPRETPYLGPLEAGVVPSPRGYFVRPGNQTLYSIHDHSLLVKVTSEGGVVGWGESFGVVAPQVAATIIDELFAPLVIGRDPHDVVAISEDLYNGMRVRGFFGGFYVDAIAGVDMAIWDLRGKLTGLPVCKLLGAQRHSRLPVYVSGLPRATLPERAALARDWIDKGFGAVKFAAAVAHEGEVAEIQAIREAVGPGPKILADLHWRYTDQEAIQLITAMEPYGLYVAEAPVQSEDLEGQARVAAAVKTPIAIGEELRTVYEYRPRFVHRCMSIIQPEMAHMGITFFWQVCQMAQAFHCRVMPHATIGIGIAQAASMHVSAALQNFVMHEYQHSIFDRNLRFVTGTMRCQAGYFYLPEGPGLGVAPTDEVLQYVMGE
- a CDS encoding MFS transporter — its product is MKSVESTSPTREQDAAVTSSKRNPRPAEIAVRPAQSWNFRAILIGLMVPMGMTILNLSMFGVALPYVRDSFNAPADLMAWLVTAYTLPFVIFMPFYGRMGDGLGKRRLFLIGIVIFLIGTLICLWAPTLPVLMLGRVIQGIGTAGVNPLCIAIISDLFPARERGNALGTWSSTGPAISMIGPFLGGFLIERWGWHTIFIPGVLAAPIALYVVREQLPAMRPFRDPDFLRKFDWMGMFLLGSGVTSLVAYLSSRAITGVEPLQDWRLLLLTVAFFTAFFFWERHHANPLATLDIFRIGNFTRASVGAALRMFTMSGISFLVPLYLADVHGLQATSTGIMVTLHAGALLTTVRLGGTLGDRWSRRWTMVLGMSTQITMMVVLGLLPATVPLPLIALALMAHGAGAGLSLAVLHSAAMDRIPAEQSGAAAGLYSMTRFFGNILGTTLGGVVLQQALAHSSQAVDGYRAGFLFIAGVGFLGILVAAGVQDPKR